GGTCTCAAAACCCAGAATCACCGCGTTGAACATGATGACGGCGGTGATGACATGCTGAGCGACCTGACTGTGAACCATCAGGTCGATACGGGCGCGCAGAGAATTCATGTCAGCCTGTCAAACATGAACGCGGGTATAGGTGCCCCGTCCCTCGAGAATCGCGCGGAAGCCGCCCGGTTCATCCAGTGAGAACACCACGATCGGCAGCCGGTTGTCGCGCGCCAGTGCGATGGCCGAGGCGTCCATGACGCCCAGATGCTTTTGCAGCACTTCGTCATAGCTGACTTCGCCATAGCGTTTTGCATCGGGGAACTTGGCCGGGTCCTTGTCGTAAACACCATCGACCTTGGTGCCCTTGAAGATCGCCTCGCAGGTCATCTCGTTGGCGCGCAGGGTCGCTGCAGTGTCGGTGGTGAAATAGGGATTGCCGGTGCCGGCAGCAAAAATGACAATCCGCTTCTTCTCAAGATGGCGGATGGCGCGGCGGCGGATATAGGGTTCGCAGACCTCATCCATGCGGATCGCGCTGATCACCCGACAATGATGGCCCAGGGCTTCCAGCGCGGATTGCATCGCCAGCGCATTCATGACGGTGGCCAACATGCCCATATAGTCAGCCGTTGTCCGCTCCATTCCCTGCGCGCTGCCCTGCAGACCGCGGAAGATATTGCCGCCACCGATCACCATGCAG
This is a stretch of genomic DNA from Paracoccus seriniphilus. It encodes these proteins:
- the pyrH gene encoding UMP kinase; amino-acid sequence: MTEETGSAPTQYNRVMLKISGEALMGDQGFGLHPPTVSRIANEVDVVAKMGVEVCMVIGGGNIFRGLQGSAQGMERTTADYMGMLATVMNALAMQSALEALGHHCRVISAIRMDEVCEPYIRRRAIRHLEKKRIVIFAAGTGNPYFTTDTAATLRANEMTCEAIFKGTKVDGVYDKDPAKFPDAKRYGEVSYDEVLQKHLGVMDASAIALARDNRLPIVVFSLDEPGGFRAILEGRGTYTRVHV